From Candidatus Thermoplasmatota archaeon, a single genomic window includes:
- a CDS encoding adenylate kinase family protein, with protein MRIALTGVPCVGKSAVAKVLRKRSYRVVNLNILAERHNFIKGYDRARNCKIVDLKKLEALIEQKFSQKKIFLVSHFAHLLNNDITIILRCSPKELKKRLVRKGYSRRKVIENLEAEALGVITLESAHRNKNTYEIDSTKLSKEEIANKIILITKGKGKCYEAGKIDWSEEILEWY; from the coding sequence ATGAGAATTGCGCTCACAGGCGTGCCATGCGTTGGAAAGAGCGCTGTTGCAAAAGTACTGAGAAAGAGAAGCTATAGAGTTGTTAATTTGAATATCTTAGCTGAAAGGCATAATTTTATTAAAGGCTATGACAGAGCTAGAAATTGCAAAATCGTAGATTTGAAAAAGTTGGAGGCTTTGATAGAACAAAAATTTAGTCAGAAAAAAATTTTTCTGGTATCGCATTTCGCGCATCTTTTGAATAACGATATTACAATTATTTTGAGATGCTCTCCTAAAGAGTTAAAGAAAAGATTAGTGAGAAAAGGATATAGTCGGAGAAAGGTTATAGAGAATTTAGAGGCAGAAGCTTTGGGCGTGATAACTTTAGAATCTGCGCACAGGAATAAAAATACTTACGAAATAGACTCTACAAAGCTTAGCAAAGAAGAAATTGCAAACAAAATAATTCTTATTACGAAAGGAAAAGGTAAATGTTACGAAGCTGGTAAAATAGACTGGTCTGAGGAAATATTAGAATGGTATTAG